The following are encoded in a window of Roseimaritima ulvae genomic DNA:
- a CDS encoding Ig-like domain-containing protein, translating into MPFQRRSRRDNAQRNRSASARRRRRRVLRLESLEGRRLLAVFTVNSLQDSADAIPGDGIAADSSGQTSLRAAIMEANAFDDGGPDTINVPAGNYLLTISGVEEDAAATGDLDITDDVNIVGADASTTIIDASQLAARDRVLEIHRGTISDRVAFRLEGVTVTGGVAAGEARLADHGGAVFVDFYSDVDIINSVVTGNSAPRASSTSDFANVYGVGGAISNSGNLQIIGSRFEDNHSSNAGGAIYVGGSGATTSIRDSTFINNSSRDGGAIESRYITTITNSTFQGNTAFTRAGTSGTGGVIKQIGGELTITNSTLSGNRSSSGGALAISGTLHAINSTIVNNEALNYGGGVHGSFSNTTLHFENTIVAGNTAATNGPDVYTAATVQSGGHNLIGDVTGSTGWVSSDLQNVDPELLALADNGGPTPTHALSPTSPAIDAASNNLPATDQRGVVRPQGNGGDIGAFEFITAGNQPPVAVDDAFTVEEDGTLLVAGGPTDAVLHYTFDEASSGSISAADTGTVPAADGTFVGAATRVGNTPGGISEGALDLTAGVNQNSFVSDGDAQKIDDLTEFSTTFWLNLRDAPQDEDALLSDRPSFPADPFTTGWELRIVGSPAGEAPTADAFWIEFETAHVGSGLANAQASLKGPYSADDEWIFVAFTLNANGTASWYEADETGAVRQMGRTNFGPYLPTDLDNPTDLRIGGSSEHPDEDRTPPAWMDDVRIYDRVLGAEELESIRAANLTTSTVGVLANDSDPDGDPLTAVLVAEPQHGTLNLAADGSFQYTPDANYHGPDRFSYRASDGTYQSEIAIVSLTVTPTQDPPVANDDVATTDAGVAVEISSLSNDTDLDGDTLRIVSVTQPSNGGAEINAAGTLTYTPDLGFSGNDQFQYTIDDGNGGSDTALVTVTVLPGNRSPVANHDAYSTEQGVPLELDIELGNAALDQQSLARDHVISGFHYDLQQQIRAGVSGRLDSVDVYLGSNTTAGADVTVRVYRGAPWQTGTAEFETLVRTTTSMAGDWLTIDTSNSDIDLAAGELFTLEVTGTSSGSNQFLYFGMSREPLSNDSYREGQLWSDGNPHEPTGVGFDLTFRTRMRALPDQSGVLSNDVDNDGDTLTAVLVAGPSDGTLSLQPNGGFTYTPDAGFAGTDTFTYQADDGLAVSNTATVSITVTPSNRPPVAEDDRASTDEDQLVVIDILANDSDPDGDAITLLRVTQPTHGTTVVNADSSVTYVPNDNFQGSDEFLYSISDGNGGSNSAVVTVTVNPVNDAPTANDDSASTDEDTAVTINVLANDADIDGDSLSIASVGQPANGTASVNEDGTITYTPAANFNGVDGFSYSISDGNGGSDSAVVTVTVNPVNDPPTADDDTASTNEDTAVTIDVLANDADIDDDSLSIASVGQPANGTANVNDDGTITYTPAANFNGVDEFSYSISDGNGGNNSAIVTVTVNPVNDAPTANDDTASTDEDTAVTLNVLANDADIDGDSLSIASVGQPANGTASVNEDGTITYTPTANFNGVDGFSYSISDGNGGSDSAVVTVTVNPVNDPPTADDDTASTNEDTAVTINVLANDADIDGDSLSITSVGQPANGTATVNDDGTITYTPAANFNGVDEFSYSISDGNGGSDSAIVTVTVNSLNDAPTANEDTASTDEDTAVTINVLANDADIDGDSLSIASVGQPANGTATINDDGTITYTPAANFNGNDEFSYSTSDGNGGSNSAIVTVTVNPVNDAPTADNDSASTDEDTAVTINVLANDADIDGDSLSITSVGPAANGTAIVNNDGTITYTPAANFNGSDEFSYSISDGNGGNDSAIVTVTVNPVNDSPTANDDTASTNEDTAVTINVLANDADIDGDTLSITSVGQPANGTATINDDGTITYTPAANFNGNDEFSYSTSDGNGGTASAEVLINVRSGSLEVDYQLKSNRINLSSHGKISITLWGSAELAGTEIDASSVMFADAYATKWRVADVDGDGIDDLVLKYDIDDIRDALFAAYNESDSNSRTRTVASSLTGRTNHDEAIMGFEMVDVYLAKQKDDRDDRDDRDDRDDRDDRDDRDDKDDKDDKRDKRDKGKGRR; encoded by the coding sequence ATGCCTTTCCAACGCCGCTCGCGTAGAGACAACGCTCAACGAAACCGCTCCGCTTCCGCCCGGCGGCGACGACGACGCGTTTTGCGTCTGGAGAGTTTGGAAGGTCGGCGACTGTTGGCGGTTTTCACCGTTAACAGTTTGCAGGATTCGGCCGACGCAATACCCGGAGATGGAATTGCCGCGGATAGTTCAGGTCAAACCAGCTTGCGAGCCGCAATCATGGAGGCCAATGCCTTTGACGATGGTGGACCGGACACAATCAATGTGCCTGCTGGAAATTACCTTTTGACGATTAGCGGTGTGGAAGAGGACGCGGCGGCAACCGGCGACTTGGATATTACCGATGACGTAAACATCGTCGGTGCGGATGCAAGCACTACGATCATCGACGCTTCGCAATTGGCAGCTCGTGATCGGGTGCTAGAAATTCACCGCGGCACAATTTCTGATCGCGTTGCGTTTCGATTAGAAGGCGTAACGGTTACGGGCGGAGTCGCTGCGGGCGAAGCTCGCCTGGCTGATCACGGCGGAGCGGTGTTCGTCGACTTTTATTCCGATGTTGACATCATCAATAGCGTGGTAACAGGCAACTCGGCCCCCCGCGCTTCCAGCACCAGTGACTTCGCCAATGTTTATGGGGTGGGAGGGGCGATCAGCAACAGCGGCAACTTGCAGATTATCGGTAGCCGTTTTGAGGATAACCACTCCAGCAATGCTGGCGGCGCCATCTATGTTGGCGGCTCCGGTGCAACGACCAGCATTCGTGACAGCACGTTCATCAACAATTCGTCGCGAGACGGAGGTGCCATTGAGTCTCGCTATATCACGACCATCACCAACAGCACGTTTCAGGGCAACACAGCCTTTACGCGGGCGGGCACGTCCGGCACGGGCGGCGTGATTAAACAGATCGGTGGAGAATTAACGATTACCAACAGCACCCTGTCTGGCAACCGATCCAGCAGCGGCGGTGCCTTGGCCATCTCCGGAACCCTGCACGCGATCAACAGCACAATCGTTAACAACGAAGCCCTAAATTACGGCGGCGGTGTTCATGGTTCTTTTTCGAATACCACCCTGCACTTTGAGAACACCATCGTTGCCGGCAACACCGCTGCAACGAATGGGCCGGACGTGTACACCGCCGCGACGGTGCAAAGCGGAGGGCACAACCTGATCGGCGATGTCACCGGCAGCACGGGCTGGGTTTCCAGTGATTTGCAGAACGTGGATCCGGAATTGCTCGCGTTGGCCGACAACGGCGGTCCCACGCCGACCCATGCCCTCTCCCCCACCAGCCCGGCAATCGATGCGGCCAGCAACAATCTACCGGCGACCGATCAACGCGGGGTCGTGCGGCCCCAGGGCAATGGAGGCGATATCGGTGCTTTTGAATTCATTACTGCTGGCAACCAACCACCGGTCGCGGTCGATGATGCATTCACGGTTGAAGAAGACGGTACTTTGCTGGTCGCTGGTGGGCCGACGGATGCCGTCTTGCACTACACGTTTGATGAAGCCTCCAGCGGTTCCATCTCCGCCGCTGATACAGGAACCGTTCCCGCAGCCGACGGAACCTTCGTCGGTGCCGCGACTCGAGTCGGCAATACGCCGGGCGGAATATCCGAGGGCGCTCTCGACTTGACCGCAGGCGTCAATCAGAACAGTTTCGTGAGCGATGGTGATGCACAAAAAATCGACGACCTAACCGAATTTTCAACCACGTTTTGGCTAAATCTCCGTGACGCTCCGCAAGACGAAGATGCGTTGTTAAGCGACCGTCCGTCATTTCCCGCCGACCCATTTACGACCGGCTGGGAACTCCGCATCGTTGGCTCACCGGCCGGGGAAGCGCCCACGGCGGACGCTTTCTGGATAGAATTTGAAACCGCTCATGTCGGCAGCGGCCTTGCCAACGCACAAGCCAGCCTCAAAGGGCCGTATAGTGCGGACGATGAATGGATCTTCGTTGCCTTTACGCTGAACGCCAACGGCACTGCCTCGTGGTACGAAGCCGATGAAACGGGAGCGGTACGACAAATGGGACGCACCAACTTCGGTCCCTACCTGCCGACGGACTTGGACAATCCGACCGATCTTCGCATTGGTGGTTCGTCCGAGCATCCGGACGAAGATCGTACGCCACCGGCTTGGATGGATGATGTACGCATCTACGATCGCGTCTTGGGTGCTGAGGAACTTGAATCCATCCGCGCCGCCAATCTCACCACTTCGACCGTCGGTGTGTTAGCCAATGATTCCGACCCAGACGGTGATCCGTTGACAGCGGTGTTGGTGGCAGAACCGCAACACGGCACGCTGAATCTGGCAGCCGATGGATCCTTCCAGTACACCCCTGACGCCAATTACCACGGCCCCGATCGTTTTTCCTATCGCGCCAGCGATGGCACCTATCAATCGGAAATTGCCATCGTTTCATTGACCGTCACCCCCACGCAAGATCCCCCCGTCGCCAACGACGATGTAGCGACAACCGACGCCGGTGTCGCGGTCGAAATTTCCAGCCTGAGTAACGATACCGATCTAGATGGCGACACGCTTCGCATCGTCAGCGTCACACAACCATCCAACGGCGGCGCGGAGATTAACGCTGCGGGCACACTGACCTACACTCCCGATCTTGGCTTCTCTGGCAACGATCAATTCCAATACACCATCGATGACGGTAACGGAGGCAGCGATACAGCGTTGGTAACTGTTACCGTGTTGCCTGGCAACCGTTCACCGGTAGCCAATCATGACGCGTATAGCACCGAGCAGGGCGTGCCATTGGAGCTGGATATCGAACTGGGCAACGCGGCACTGGATCAGCAGAGTCTGGCGCGGGACCATGTGATTTCCGGCTTTCACTACGACCTGCAACAGCAGATCCGCGCGGGCGTCAGCGGACGTTTGGATTCGGTGGATGTCTACCTGGGCTCGAATACCACGGCCGGCGCCGATGTGACGGTCCGCGTCTACCGTGGGGCTCCCTGGCAAACCGGCACCGCAGAGTTTGAAACTCTGGTCCGTACCACCACGTCGATGGCAGGCGACTGGTTGACCATCGACACATCCAACAGTGATATCGATTTGGCCGCCGGCGAACTGTTCACGCTTGAAGTCACAGGTACGTCGTCCGGTTCGAATCAGTTTTTATACTTCGGCATGTCCCGAGAGCCGCTTTCCAATGACTCGTATCGGGAGGGACAGTTGTGGTCCGATGGAAATCCGCACGAGCCCACTGGTGTCGGCTTTGACCTGACATTTCGCACGCGAATGCGAGCTCTGCCTGACCAGTCAGGCGTGTTGTCAAATGACGTGGACAACGACGGCGATACGCTGACCGCCGTACTAGTCGCAGGCCCCAGCGATGGCACGCTGTCTCTCCAACCCAACGGCGGTTTCACGTACACACCTGACGCCGGTTTTGCGGGAACCGATACCTTTACTTACCAGGCCGATGATGGCCTCGCGGTGTCGAATACAGCCACTGTTTCAATTACCGTCACCCCCAGTAATCGACCTCCCGTCGCTGAAGACGATCGAGCGAGTACAGATGAAGATCAGTTGGTCGTCATCGACATACTCGCCAACGACTCCGATCCAGACGGGGATGCCATCACCTTGCTCCGTGTCACCCAACCAACCCACGGGACAACCGTTGTCAACGCAGACAGTTCCGTGACCTATGTTCCCAACGACAATTTCCAAGGGTCGGACGAATTTCTCTACAGCATCAGCGACGGCAATGGTGGCAGCAACTCGGCCGTCGTTACGGTGACGGTGAATCCGGTGAACGATGCACCCACCGCAAATGATGACTCGGCGAGCACCGATGAAGACACCGCGGTCACGATCAACGTGCTGGCCAACGACGCGGACATCGATGGCGATTCGCTGTCGATTGCATCCGTCGGACAACCGGCCAACGGCACGGCCAGCGTCAACGAAGACGGCACGATTACCTACACGCCTGCAGCCAACTTCAACGGCGTCGACGGATTTTCTTACTCGATCAGCGATGGCAACGGCGGCAGCGACTCGGCGGTCGTTACCGTGACGGTGAATCCGGTGAACGATCCACCCACCGCCGATGATGACACGGCAAGCACCAACGAAGACACGGCGGTGACGATCGACGTGCTGGCCAACGACGCGGATATCGATGACGATTCGCTCTCGATTGCATCCGTCGGACAACCGGCCAACGGCACGGCCAACGTCAACGATGACGGCACGATTACCTACACGCCCGCGGCCAACTTCAACGGCGTCGACGAGTTTTCTTACTCGATTAGCGACGGCAATGGCGGCAACAACTCGGCGATCGTTACCGTGACGGTGAATCCGGTGAACGATGCACCCACCGCAAATGATGACACCGCGAGCACCGACGAAGACACTGCGGTAACGCTCAACGTGCTGGCCAACGACGCGGACATCGATGGCGATTCGTTGTCGATTGCATCCGTCGGACAACCAGCTAACGGCACGGCCAGCGTCAACGAAGACGGCACGATTACCTACACGCCCACAGCTAACTTCAACGGCGTCGACGGATTTTCTTACTCGATCAGCGATGGCAACGGCGGCAGCGACTCGGCGGTCGTTACCGTGACGGTGAATCCGGTGAACGATCCACCCACCGCCGATGATGACACGGCAAGCACCAACGAAGACACCGCGGTAACGATCAACGTGCTGGCCAACGACGCGGATATCGATGGCGATTCGTTGTCGATTACATCCGTCGGACAACCGGCCAACGGCACTGCCACCGTCAACGATGACGGCACGATTACCTACACGCCCGCGGCCAACTTCAACGGCGTCGACGAGTTTTCTTACTCGATCAGCGATGGCAACGGCGGCAGCGACTCGGCCATCGTTACCGTGACAGTTAATTCATTGAACGATGCCCCCACCGCAAATGAGGACACCGCGAGCACCGACGAAGACACGGCGGTCACGATCAACGTGCTGGCCAACGACGCGGATATCGATGGCGATTCGTTGTCGATTGCGTCCGTCGGACAACCGGCCAACGGCACTGCCACCATCAACGATGACGGCACGATTACCTACACGCCCGCGGCCAACTTCAACGGCAACGACGAGTTTTCTTACTCGACCAGCGATGGCAATGGTGGCAGCAACTCGGCCATCGTCACCGTGACGGTGAATCCGGTGAACGATGCCCCCACCGCGGATAATGACTCGGCGAGCACCGACGAAGACACCGCGGTAACGATCAACGTGCTGGCCAACGACGCGGATATCGATGGCGATTCGCTGTCGATTACGTCCGTCGGACCAGCGGCCAACGGCACTGCCATCGTCAACAATGACGGCACGATTACCTACACGCCCGCAGCGAACTTCAACGGCAGCGACGAGTTTTCTTACTCGATCAGCGATGGCAATGGCGGCAACGACTCGGCCATTGTCACCGTGACGGTGAATCCGGTGAACGATTCCCCCACCGCTAATGATGACACGGCAAGCACCAACGAAGACACTGCGGTCACGATCAACGTGCTGGCCAACGATGCGGATATCGATGGCGATACGCTCTCGATTACTTCCGTCGGACAACCGGCCAACGGCACTGCCACCATCAACGATGACGGCACGATTACCTACACGCCCGCGGCCAACTTCAACGGCAACGACGAGTTTTCTTACTCGACCAGCGATGGCAATGGCGGAACCGCGTCAGCGGAAGTGCTGATCAACGTTCGCTCGGGATCCCTGGAAGTCGACTACCAACTGAAATCCAACCGTATCAATTTGAGCAGCCACGGAAAGATATCCATCACGTTATGGGGATCTGCTGAGTTGGCTGGAACGGAAATCGATGCGAGTTCGGTCATGTTTGCCGATGCGTACGCCACCAAGTGGCGGGTTGCCGACGTGGATGGCGACGGCATCGATGACTTGGTGCTGAAATACGACATCGACGACATTCGCGATGCCCTGTTTGCCGCTTACAACGAATCGGATTCCAACTCTCGCACTCGCACGGTGGCTAGCTCCTTGACTGGCCGTACCAATCATGACGAAGCGATTATGGGATTTGAGATGGTGGATGTTTATCTCGCGAAGCAGAAAGACGACAGAGACGACAGAGACGACAGAGACGACAGAGACGACAGAGACGACAGAGACGACAGAGACGACAAGGACGACAAGGACGACAAACGCGATAAACGCGACAAGGGCAAGGGTCGGCGGTAG